From the Hyphomicrobium sp. ghe19 genome, one window contains:
- a CDS encoding primosomal protein N', with protein sequence MNAPLDSLLQILDNSTVEAARSVPVLMPVALDQTYDYLVPEGMDAAPGTFVLVPFGPQTRIGIIWDGPRGEGKPVDPKKLKALTSRIDAPCLPEISMRFAEWVARYTLAPLGMVARMMMSADAAFEPPKHRFGVCIVEGATPPPKMTQARTRVMEIAADGLVRAKSDLANLAGCSTGVVDGLAAAGMLVEVAIPERSFPRPEPGHGETGFTADQTRAVESLRSAVDAANFSVTLLDGVTGSGKTEVYFEAVARALKAGGQTLILLPEIALTSQFLDRFARRFGAPPVEWHSALSPAERGRIWKGVARGDVRCVVGARSALFLPFCELGLIVVDEEHDQGFKQDDRVHYQGRDMAVVRGNLGKFPVILASATPSIESHVNALIGRYRHAVLPGRFSGVEMPDVSAIDLRSEKLVPGKWLAERLVASMTETLEKGQQTLLFLNRRGYAPLTLCRSCGHRLECPQCTAWLVEHRFKKKLTCHHCGFSLSLPEKCPKCAAPGSLVACGPGVERVQEEVAERFPDARVALLSSDLIPGLPEMREMIRGIEAREFDIIIGTQIVAKGHNFPGLALVGVVDGDLGLAHGADPRSAERTFQLLHQVTGRAGRTSFVGRGFVQTYSPDHPVMTAIVAGDRNAFLNYEVKTRQAGLLPPYGRLAAIIVSARDKALTEQVAREIARRAPTSEMISVLGPSEAPIAVVRGRHRWRLLVKAPRDVDLQCYLRAWAGMIPKLKSDVRITVDIDPYNFL encoded by the coding sequence TTGAACGCCCCTTTGGATAGCCTGCTTCAAATTCTGGATAACAGCACCGTCGAGGCCGCCCGCAGCGTGCCTGTACTCATGCCTGTGGCGCTCGACCAGACCTACGACTATCTCGTGCCGGAAGGCATGGACGCCGCACCTGGCACGTTCGTGCTGGTGCCGTTTGGGCCGCAGACGCGCATAGGGATCATTTGGGACGGTCCGCGCGGCGAGGGTAAGCCCGTTGATCCGAAGAAGCTCAAGGCCCTGACGAGCCGCATTGACGCACCGTGCCTGCCCGAAATTTCGATGCGCTTCGCCGAATGGGTCGCGCGCTACACGCTGGCGCCGCTCGGCATGGTCGCGCGCATGATGATGAGCGCCGACGCCGCGTTCGAGCCGCCTAAACATCGTTTCGGCGTGTGCATCGTCGAAGGCGCGACCCCGCCGCCGAAAATGACCCAGGCGCGCACCCGCGTCATGGAAATCGCAGCCGATGGTCTTGTCCGTGCGAAATCCGATCTCGCAAATCTCGCCGGCTGTTCGACGGGCGTGGTCGATGGCCTCGCCGCTGCCGGCATGCTCGTCGAAGTGGCGATCCCCGAGCGGAGCTTTCCGCGACCGGAGCCTGGTCATGGAGAAACGGGCTTCACCGCCGATCAGACGCGTGCAGTCGAAAGCCTGCGCAGCGCCGTTGATGCCGCCAATTTCTCCGTCACCTTGCTCGACGGCGTCACGGGCTCGGGCAAAACCGAGGTCTACTTCGAGGCCGTAGCGCGCGCGCTCAAGGCGGGCGGCCAAACCCTCATTCTGCTCCCCGAAATTGCGCTGACGAGCCAGTTCCTCGACCGCTTCGCGCGCCGCTTTGGCGCGCCCCCTGTCGAATGGCATTCCGCACTCAGTCCAGCCGAACGCGGCCGCATCTGGAAAGGCGTCGCACGCGGAGACGTACGCTGTGTGGTCGGTGCGCGCTCGGCATTGTTCCTGCCGTTCTGCGAACTGGGCCTCATCGTCGTCGACGAAGAGCACGACCAGGGTTTCAAGCAGGATGACCGCGTCCACTATCAAGGGCGCGATATGGCCGTGGTTCGCGGCAACCTCGGAAAATTCCCCGTCATCCTCGCCTCCGCGACGCCGTCGATCGAGAGCCACGTGAACGCGCTCATCGGGCGCTATCGCCATGCCGTTCTCCCAGGCCGCTTTTCAGGCGTCGAAATGCCGGACGTATCGGCGATCGATCTCCGCTCCGAAAAGCTGGTACCGGGCAAATGGCTGGCTGAGCGTCTCGTTGCGTCGATGACGGAGACACTCGAAAAAGGTCAGCAAACGCTGCTGTTTTTGAATAGGCGTGGATACGCGCCGCTGACCTTGTGCCGATCCTGCGGCCATCGCCTTGAATGTCCGCAATGCACAGCCTGGCTTGTCGAGCATCGCTTCAAGAAAAAGCTGACATGCCACCACTGTGGCTTCTCGCTATCGCTTCCGGAGAAATGCCCGAAGTGCGCCGCGCCTGGTTCGCTTGTTGCCTGCGGCCCTGGTGTCGAGCGCGTGCAGGAGGAAGTCGCCGAGCGTTTCCCTGACGCGCGCGTCGCGCTGCTCTCGTCCGATCTCATTCCGGGATTGCCCGAGATGCGCGAGATGATACGCGGCATCGAAGCCCGCGAGTTCGACATCATCATCGGCACGCAGATCGTCGCGAAGGGCCATAACTTTCCGGGCCTCGCCCTCGTCGGCGTCGTCGACGGTGATTTGGGGCTGGCACACGGAGCCGACCCGCGATCCGCCGAACGCACGTTCCAGCTTTTGCATCAGGTGACGGGCCGCGCCGGACGAACGAGCTTCGTCGGCCGCGGCTTCGTGCAAACCTATTCGCCCGATCACCCGGTGATGACCGCAATCGTCGCCGGAGACCGCAACGCCTTCCTGAACTACGAGGTCAAGACGCGCCAAGCGGGCCTTCTGCCCCCCTATGGCCGGTTGGCGGCAATCATAGTCTCGGCACGCGACAAAGCGCTGACCGAGCAGGTCGCCCGCGAAATTGCGCGCCGCGCGCCCACGAGCGAAATGATTTCGGTGCTCGGTCCCTCCGAAGCCCCGATCGCCGTCGTCCGCGGCCGTCACCGCTGGCGGCTTCTCGTGAAAGCCCCGCGCGACGTCGATTTGCAATGCTATTTGCGGGCATGGGCTGGAATGATTCCAAAACTCAAGTCCGACGTCCGCATCACCGTCGATATCGACCCCTACAATTTCCTCTGA
- the fsa gene encoding fructose-6-phosphate aldolase: protein MKFFVDTADVTEIKELAATGLLDGVTTNPSLVAKAGRDFKEIVKEICAVVPGPVSAEVAATDYAGMMLEAEVLRKIAKNVTIKVPLTLDGLKACKALTGDGTMVNVTLCFSANQALLAAKAGATFVSPFIGRLDDIGLNGMDVIREIRAIYDNYPDLSTDILAASIRTVNHVKEAALIGADVATIPPSILKALVKHPLTDAGLVTFVNDWKKTGQTIA, encoded by the coding sequence ATGAAATTCTTCGTCGATACCGCCGACGTGACCGAGATCAAAGAGTTGGCGGCGACGGGCTTGCTGGACGGCGTTACGACGAACCCGTCACTTGTTGCCAAAGCCGGCCGCGACTTCAAGGAAATCGTCAAAGAGATCTGCGCGGTGGTGCCGGGTCCCGTATCTGCCGAGGTCGCCGCGACCGACTACGCCGGCATGATGCTGGAAGCCGAAGTGCTGCGGAAGATCGCGAAGAACGTGACCATCAAGGTCCCGCTGACGCTGGACGGTCTCAAAGCCTGCAAAGCTCTGACGGGCGACGGCACGATGGTGAACGTCACGCTGTGCTTTTCCGCCAACCAGGCGTTGCTCGCGGCGAAGGCCGGGGCGACGTTCGTTTCGCCGTTCATCGGTCGTCTCGACGACATCGGTCTCAACGGCATGGACGTCATTCGCGAAATCCGCGCGATCTACGACAACTATCCGGATCTCTCGACCGATATTCTTGCAGCATCGATCCGCACGGTGAACCATGTGAAGGAAGCGGCCCTCATCGGCGCCGACGTCGCGACCATTCCTCCGAGCATTCTGAAGGCGCTGGTGAAACATCCGCTTACGGATGCCGGTCTCGTCACCTTCGTCAACGACTGGAAGAAGACCGGACAAACGATCGCGTGA
- a CDS encoding TraB/GumN family protein, which produces MTSSRRLRFGRRSLYALAVFALAFVAGPVAAEDAPARCQGTDMLAEMQVKQPALYDKIMAESKATSNAEAMLWKVEKPGVPASYLFGTMHLSDPRITELPAAAIDAIAHSKSVALEVADLSPEAVAAAMAKAAGLIVYTDGGSLKSALSADDYNKVERVVVKSGMPGNLAAMMKPWLVSMLLATSDCERKQIASGKVVLDLRVAAEAKKAGISVTGLETIEGQLRALASIPDDQQVAILKVELDTIDRADDMMETMVQMYVKRQIGAAMPFQLALAAKSGASPDVFDGFKKALLIDRNAGMRDAALPLLEKGNAFVAIGALHLPGPTGLVTLLRESGYTVTPIE; this is translated from the coding sequence ATGACGTCTTCCCGCCGACTGAGGTTTGGCCGCCGTTCGCTTTATGCTCTGGCGGTTTTTGCTCTCGCATTCGTTGCAGGACCCGTCGCTGCGGAGGACGCGCCCGCACGATGTCAGGGCACCGACATGCTCGCCGAGATGCAGGTCAAGCAGCCCGCGCTCTACGATAAGATCATGGCGGAGAGCAAAGCGACGTCCAACGCCGAGGCCATGCTTTGGAAAGTCGAAAAGCCCGGCGTTCCGGCATCCTATTTGTTCGGGACGATGCACCTCAGCGATCCGCGCATCACCGAACTTCCAGCAGCAGCGATCGACGCCATCGCGCATTCGAAGTCGGTGGCGCTTGAGGTTGCAGATCTATCTCCGGAAGCCGTGGCGGCGGCAATGGCGAAAGCTGCCGGGCTCATTGTCTATACAGACGGGGGCTCTCTGAAGAGCGCGCTTTCGGCAGACGACTACAATAAGGTTGAGCGAGTCGTCGTCAAATCCGGCATGCCGGGGAACTTGGCGGCGATGATGAAGCCCTGGCTCGTCAGCATGCTGCTCGCGACGTCCGATTGCGAGCGCAAGCAGATCGCTTCCGGCAAGGTCGTTCTAGATCTCCGCGTTGCGGCAGAGGCCAAGAAAGCCGGCATCTCCGTTACGGGATTGGAGACGATTGAGGGCCAGCTTCGTGCGCTTGCGTCCATTCCCGACGATCAGCAAGTGGCGATTTTGAAAGTCGAACTCGACACCATCGACCGTGCCGACGACATGATGGAAACGATGGTGCAGATGTACGTGAAGCGGCAGATCGGTGCCGCGATGCCATTCCAATTGGCGCTTGCGGCCAAAAGCGGAGCGTCTCCGGACGTTTTCGATGGGTTCAAGAAGGCGTTGCTGATCGACCGCAACGCAGGGATGCGCGACGCGGCGTTACCGCTGCTTGAGAAGGGCAATGCCTTCGTCGCGATCGGCGCGCTGCATCTCCCCGGCCCGACCGGGCTTGTCACGTTGCTGCGCGAGTCGGGCTACACCGTCACGCCGATCGAGTAG
- the gshB gene encoding glutathione synthase, giving the protein MPLRIAVQMDPIDRIDISGDSTFAILLEAQKRGHDIFYYTPFDLALHGDKLLARGQSLKVEDKHGAHYALSNPRIENLGDLDVVLLRQDPPFDMAYITTTHLLERIHPKTLVVNDPASVRNAPEKLFVLDFLDLMPPTLVTRSLADVQAFRAEYKDIIVKPLYGNGGAAVFRIRPEDGNLGSLVELFQTVFREPFMVQEFRAEVKDGDKRIILVDGEIAGAINRVPQAGETRSNLHVGGTAQAVELTDRDREICARLKPELKRRGLIFTGIDVIGPYITEINVTSPTGIRQVKKFGGNDIAAMIWDVIEDKRRSQA; this is encoded by the coding sequence ATGCCCCTTCGCATTGCCGTCCAGATGGACCCGATCGATCGCATCGACATTAGCGGCGATTCGACGTTCGCCATACTCCTCGAAGCGCAGAAGCGCGGACATGATATTTTCTATTACACGCCGTTCGATCTCGCGTTGCACGGCGACAAGCTTCTCGCGCGCGGTCAGTCGTTGAAGGTCGAAGATAAGCACGGCGCGCACTACGCGCTTTCAAATCCGCGCATCGAAAATCTGGGCGACCTCGATGTCGTCCTGCTGCGGCAAGATCCGCCGTTCGACATGGCCTACATCACCACGACCCATCTGCTCGAACGCATCCACCCGAAAACGCTCGTCGTCAACGATCCGGCAAGCGTTCGCAACGCGCCGGAAAAACTGTTCGTCCTGGATTTCCTCGACCTGATGCCGCCGACGCTCGTCACGCGCTCGCTCGCCGACGTGCAGGCGTTCCGCGCCGAGTATAAGGACATCATCGTCAAGCCGCTCTACGGCAACGGCGGCGCCGCCGTATTCCGCATCAGACCGGAGGACGGCAATCTCGGCTCCCTCGTCGAGCTCTTTCAAACCGTGTTCCGCGAACCCTTCATGGTGCAGGAATTCCGCGCCGAGGTGAAGGACGGCGACAAACGCATCATCCTGGTCGATGGCGAAATCGCAGGCGCGATCAACCGCGTTCCCCAGGCCGGAGAAACGCGTTCGAACCTCCACGTCGGAGGCACCGCGCAGGCCGTTGAACTGACAGACCGCGACCGCGAGATCTGCGCCCGTCTCAAACCCGAATTGAAACGCCGCGGACTGATCTTCACCGGCATCGACGTCATCGGCCCGTACATCACCGAAATCAATGTCACGTCCCCGACGGGCATTCGTCAGGTGAAGAAGTTCGGCGGCAACGACATCGCCGCGATGATCTGGGACGTCATCGAAGACAAGAGAAGATCGCAAGCATGA
- a CDS encoding tyrosine recombinase XerC, producing the protein MAQSLDDVFAGDAELPLSDDLKSVIVAWLDHLVVERGQSAATREAYERDARQFLAFLKTKLGHPPCLSDLEQLDAKTIRAFLAGRRKAGVTSRSLARSLSALRTLFRWLEREETLKNRAILQVAAPKIPHSIPKPLTVQGAASLIEHDGGDARDWITARDVAVMLLLYGSGLRISEALSLMPRTAPIDGRDIMHVTGKGGKERLVPALAVVSEAISKYMRLCPYPLEPDKPLFRGARGGPLSPRLIQLAMEKLRYELQLPDTATPHALRHSFATHLLSAGADLRQIQELLGHASLSTTQVYTEVDRARLLTVYDQAHPRASRS; encoded by the coding sequence TTGGCGCAATCGCTGGACGACGTATTTGCCGGAGACGCCGAGCTGCCGCTCAGCGACGATCTCAAGAGCGTCATCGTGGCGTGGCTCGATCATCTGGTCGTGGAGCGCGGGCAAAGTGCTGCGACGCGCGAAGCCTATGAGCGCGATGCTCGCCAGTTCCTCGCATTCCTCAAAACGAAACTTGGTCATCCGCCGTGTCTCAGCGATCTCGAACAGCTGGACGCGAAGACGATACGGGCTTTCCTCGCCGGGCGTCGTAAGGCAGGCGTGACGTCGCGGTCGCTCGCCCGGTCGCTATCGGCGCTGCGCACATTGTTCCGCTGGCTGGAACGCGAGGAAACTCTGAAAAACCGCGCGATCTTGCAAGTCGCCGCGCCGAAGATCCCGCATTCCATTCCGAAGCCTCTGACCGTTCAGGGTGCAGCCTCGCTGATCGAGCACGATGGTGGCGACGCCAGAGACTGGATCACAGCCCGCGATGTCGCGGTCATGCTGTTGCTCTATGGATCGGGGCTGCGCATCAGCGAAGCCTTGAGCCTCATGCCACGCACCGCGCCGATCGATGGGCGCGATATCATGCACGTGACAGGCAAGGGCGGTAAGGAGCGGCTGGTCCCAGCGCTCGCCGTCGTCTCCGAGGCGATTTCCAAATATATGAGGCTTTGTCCGTATCCTCTTGAACCGGACAAGCCGCTCTTTCGCGGGGCTCGGGGCGGACCGTTGTCGCCGCGCCTCATCCAGCTCGCGATGGAGAAGTTGCGTTACGAACTTCAGTTGCCGGACACGGCGACGCCGCATGCGCTGCGGCACTCCTTCGCGACGCACCTGCTTTCGGCAGGCGCGGATTTACGCCAAATTCAGGAGCTTTTGGGTCACGCCTCGCTGTCGACGACGCAAGTCTATACGGAAGTGGACCGGGCGCGCTTGCTGACGGTGTACGATCAGGCCCATCCGAGAGCGTCTCGCAGTTGA
- the odhB gene encoding 2-oxoglutarate dehydrogenase complex dihydrolipoyllysine-residue succinyltransferase, with protein sequence MSIEIRVPALGESVTEATVGKWFKKQGDTVNADEPLVELETDKVTLEVPAPSSGVLGEILVQSGSTVAVGSLLAALSEGGAKSQTQKTAAKPQPAQSAPERETEKPAPPAAASAPPPPPPAAQKALTEAGLEASEIRGSGRRGQILKEDVVNATASAPRPAAPPPVHEVLSSAPATNVVAIQTTPTLKAVPQETRLPSPGNDATREERVKMTRLRQTIARRLKDAQNTAAMLTTFNDVDMSAVMALRSQYKDIFEKRHGVKLGFMGLFVKACIQALRDVPAVNAEIDGDDLIYKNYYHIGVAVGTEKGLVVPVVRDADRMSLAEIEQRINEFGKRARDGKLSIEDMQGGTFTISNGGVYGSLMSTPILNAPQAGILGMHRIEERPVVRAGQVVIRPMMYLALSYDHRIVDGKEAVTFLVRVKECLEDPQRFILEL encoded by the coding sequence ATGTCGATCGAGATTCGCGTCCCCGCGCTCGGAGAAAGCGTAACGGAAGCGACTGTGGGCAAATGGTTCAAGAAGCAAGGCGATACCGTCAACGCGGACGAGCCGCTCGTCGAGCTTGAAACCGACAAGGTGACGCTTGAAGTCCCGGCGCCCTCCTCAGGAGTGCTCGGCGAAATTCTCGTTCAATCCGGATCGACAGTCGCCGTGGGATCGCTGCTCGCCGCATTGAGCGAAGGCGGCGCCAAGTCTCAAACGCAAAAGACCGCGGCGAAACCTCAGCCCGCGCAGTCGGCTCCCGAGCGCGAGACGGAAAAGCCGGCTCCTCCCGCAGCCGCAAGTGCTCCTCCTCCGCCACCCCCGGCAGCGCAGAAGGCGCTGACCGAAGCCGGCCTCGAAGCCTCGGAAATACGTGGCTCGGGAAGGCGCGGGCAAATCCTGAAAGAGGATGTCGTCAACGCCACCGCATCGGCGCCGAGACCGGCCGCGCCTCCGCCGGTGCATGAGGTTCTAAGCTCCGCGCCCGCGACGAACGTTGTTGCGATTCAAACCACGCCGACGCTGAAGGCCGTGCCGCAGGAAACGCGGCTTCCCTCGCCCGGCAACGACGCGACACGCGAAGAACGCGTCAAGATGACGAGGCTGCGCCAGACCATCGCCCGCCGCCTCAAGGATGCGCAGAATACCGCTGCGATGCTGACGACGTTCAACGATGTCGACATGAGCGCCGTGATGGCGCTCCGCTCGCAATACAAAGACATTTTCGAGAAGCGCCACGGCGTGAAGCTCGGCTTCATGGGACTGTTCGTCAAAGCTTGCATCCAGGCGCTGCGCGACGTCCCGGCTGTCAACGCCGAGATCGACGGCGACGATCTGATCTACAAGAATTATTACCATATCGGTGTCGCTGTCGGGACGGAGAAAGGCCTCGTCGTTCCCGTCGTGCGCGATGCCGATCGCATGAGCCTCGCTGAGATCGAGCAGCGCATCAATGAGTTCGGCAAGCGGGCAAGAGACGGCAAGCTGTCGATCGAGGACATGCAGGGCGGCACATTCACGATCTCGAACGGCGGCGTCTACGGATCGCTGATGTCGACACCGATTTTGAATGCGCCGCAGGCCGGCATTCTCGGCATGCATCGCATAGAGGAACGCCCCGTCGTCCGCGCCGGCCAGGTGGTCATCCGGCCGATGATGTACCTAGCGCTCTCCTACGATCACCGCATCGTCGACGGCAAAGAAGCCGTGACCTTCCTTGTTCGCGTCAAGGAATGCCTTGAGGATCCGCAGCGCTTCATCCTGGAGCTTTAA
- the lpdA gene encoding dihydrolipoyl dehydrogenase gives MAAQYDLIVIGTGPGGYVCAIRAAQLGMKVAVVEKRATFGGTCLNVGCIPSKALLHASHSYDETKHGFASMGINTDATLDLAKMQAFKREGVKGNVDGVAYLLKKNKIDSVFGTGRIVKSGQVAVTSPSGETQTLETKWIVIATGSDVTRLPGIEIDEKRVVSSTGALDFITVPKKLLVVGAGVIGLELGSVWRRLGSEVLVIEYLNRILPGMDAEIGRSFQRILEKQGIAFRLSSKVSAVETTDTGVTAKVEPAEGGVAESVEADAVLVAVGRVPFTEGLGLAEAGIALDPKKRVLVDGHYQTNVTGVFAIGDVIAGPMLAHKAEDEGVAVAEIIAGQAGHVNYDVIPNVIYTSPEVASVGKTEEELKAAGIAYNVGKFPFTANGRAKAIHMTDGFVKILADAKTDRVLGVHIIGANAGELIAEACVLMEFSGSAEDLARTCHAHPTFSEAVKEAALAVAKRAIHF, from the coding sequence ATGGCAGCGCAGTACGATCTCATCGTTATCGGCACCGGTCCTGGCGGATACGTCTGCGCAATCCGCGCCGCGCAGCTCGGGATGAAGGTTGCCGTCGTCGAAAAGCGGGCGACGTTCGGCGGCACCTGCTTGAACGTCGGCTGTATTCCGTCGAAGGCCCTGCTCCACGCCTCGCATTCCTATGACGAGACGAAGCATGGCTTCGCATCGATGGGCATCAACACCGACGCGACGCTCGACCTCGCGAAGATGCAGGCGTTCAAACGCGAAGGCGTTAAAGGCAACGTCGACGGTGTCGCCTATCTGCTGAAGAAGAACAAGATCGACAGCGTTTTCGGCACCGGCCGCATCGTCAAATCGGGTCAGGTCGCCGTCACGTCGCCAAGCGGCGAGACGCAGACGCTCGAGACGAAATGGATCGTGATCGCGACGGGCTCCGACGTGACGCGGCTTCCCGGCATCGAGATCGACGAAAAGCGCGTGGTCTCATCAACCGGCGCACTCGACTTCATAACCGTGCCGAAAAAGCTGCTCGTCGTCGGCGCCGGGGTCATCGGGCTTGAACTCGGCTCCGTTTGGCGGCGTCTCGGCTCGGAAGTCCTCGTCATCGAATATTTGAACCGCATTTTGCCCGGCATGGACGCCGAAATCGGCCGGTCGTTCCAGCGCATCCTCGAAAAGCAGGGGATTGCATTCCGTCTGTCGAGCAAGGTCTCAGCAGTCGAAACGACGGACACGGGCGTGACGGCGAAGGTCGAACCTGCGGAAGGCGGCGTTGCCGAATCCGTCGAGGCCGATGCCGTGCTCGTTGCCGTCGGCCGCGTGCCCTTCACCGAGGGACTGGGCCTCGCTGAAGCCGGTATCGCGCTCGATCCAAAAAAGCGCGTTCTGGTCGATGGCCATTATCAAACGAACGTCACGGGCGTCTTCGCCATCGGCGACGTCATCGCCGGTCCCATGCTGGCGCACAAAGCGGAAGACGAAGGCGTTGCCGTCGCGGAAATCATCGCCGGCCAGGCAGGGCACGTGAATTACGATGTGATCCCGAACGTCATCTATACGAGCCCCGAGGTCGCGAGCGTCGGCAAGACCGAAGAGGAACTGAAGGCCGCGGGGATCGCCTACAACGTCGGCAAGTTCCCGTTCACCGCGAACGGCCGCGCTAAAGCGATCCATATGACCGACGGCTTCGTGAAAATCCTTGCAGATGCCAAGACCGATCGCGTTCTCGGCGTCCACATCATCGGCGCCAATGCTGGCGAGCTGATCGCGGAAGCTTGCGTTCTGATGGAGTTCAGCGGCTCGGCGGAAGATCTGGCCCGCACCTGCCACGCGCATCCGACGTTCTCGGAAGCGGTCAAGGAAGCGGCGCTCGCCGTGGCAAAGCGCGCCATCCACTTCTGA
- a CDS encoding FAD-binding oxidoreductase encodes MRARTLSNDLIGRFAHIVGDANALTRAEDQAGYLTEWRDRYTGKTPVVLRPGSTDEVSRILALADAENVAIVPQGGNTGLVGGQIPSAAGNEIVLSLGRLKAIRDVDAAGGTMVVEAGVTLHAAQVAANEAGRIFPLSLASEGSAQIGGVLATNAGGTAVLAYGNARSLTLGLEAVLADGRVWHGLRRLKKDNTGYDLRDLLIGSEGTLGVITAACVKLFPTPAERETAIVALQSPQHALRLFRMAEAEAGGSLTAFEFWAHRAQEFALSYVPGLRDPFTDAYPWYALIELSHGGTGARVANTIERMLTNAHSKGLILDAAITRSLRQAEDFWRLRDAFSEAQKGAGGSIKHDISVPVARIPEFLERAAVVVEDICPGARPVPFGHFGDGNLHYNVSQPEGMDRARYLALWDTMSEAIFEVISQLDGSISAEHGIGQMKRDALVRHKSAVEIDMMRAIKRALDPKGILNPGKLL; translated from the coding sequence GTGCGAGCACGGACCTTATCCAACGATCTGATCGGACGCTTCGCACACATCGTCGGCGACGCGAATGCGTTGACGCGCGCCGAGGACCAAGCCGGATATCTCACCGAGTGGCGGGACCGCTACACCGGTAAGACGCCCGTCGTTCTCCGTCCGGGTTCGACGGATGAGGTTTCGCGCATTCTCGCGCTTGCCGACGCCGAGAACGTTGCAATCGTTCCGCAAGGCGGCAACACGGGGTTGGTCGGCGGACAGATCCCATCGGCCGCGGGTAATGAGATCGTGCTGTCCCTCGGCCGTCTCAAAGCCATTCGCGACGTCGATGCGGCCGGCGGGACGATGGTCGTCGAAGCCGGTGTCACGCTGCACGCGGCGCAGGTCGCGGCCAACGAAGCTGGGCGCATCTTTCCGTTGAGCCTGGCTTCGGAAGGCAGCGCGCAAATCGGCGGCGTGCTCGCGACGAACGCGGGCGGCACAGCGGTTCTCGCATATGGAAATGCGCGCAGCCTGACGCTCGGTCTTGAAGCCGTTCTTGCCGACGGCCGCGTTTGGCATGGCTTGCGGCGGCTCAAGAAGGACAACACCGGTTACGATCTGCGCGATCTTCTGATCGGCTCGGAGGGTACGCTCGGCGTCATCACGGCGGCTTGCGTGAAGCTCTTTCCGACGCCTGCGGAACGGGAGACGGCGATCGTCGCGCTGCAATCGCCGCAACATGCGCTCCGGCTCTTTCGGATGGCCGAAGCGGAAGCTGGAGGATCGCTCACCGCATTCGAGTTCTGGGCGCATCGCGCGCAAGAGTTCGCGCTGAGCTACGTTCCGGGTCTCCGCGACCCCTTCACGGACGCTTATCCTTGGTATGCGCTGATCGAGCTCTCGCATGGCGGGACCGGGGCGCGCGTCGCGAATACGATCGAACGAATGCTGACGAATGCGCATTCGAAGGGACTGATCCTCGACGCCGCCATTACGCGGTCACTTCGGCAGGCGGAGGATTTCTGGCGCTTACGCGACGCCTTTTCCGAAGCGCAAAAGGGCGCGGGTGGAAGCATCAAGCACGATATCTCGGTGCCGGTTGCGCGCATTCCAGAGTTTCTCGAACGCGCTGCCGTTGTCGTCGAGGACATTTGCCCAGGTGCGCGGCCGGTTCCCTTCGGACACTTCGGGGACGGCAACCTGCATTACAACGTGAGCCAACCCGAGGGGATGGACCGCGCTCGGTATCTCGCGCTTTGGGATACGATGTCGGAGGCGATCTTCGAAGTTATTTCGCAACTCGACGGTTCGATTTCGGCCGAACACGGAATCGGACAAATGAAGCGGGACGCTCTCGTCCGTCATAAGTCCGCGGTCGAGATCGACATGATGCGCGCCATCAAGCGTGCGCTCGATCCCAAGGGGATCCTCAATCCGGGTAAGTTGCTTTAG